In bacterium, the DNA window TATATGTACTCAGCGAACAGCGCTCATACTTCGGTGTGCATATCCCAACTACTCAGATTCTCGAGGAAATTGCGTGCGAGAGGCTTCGAGGTTTCCGTTGCATTAGTAGGAAAACTGTAAAAATCCGCAGGGGCACGCGCGGGACTACCCGTCCCATCTATGAAGAAGCCATGATCCTTGAGCGACGCTAGTGGAGGGCCGGGACTTACGGCTGACGTTGAATCTTCCAGACACCGGTCGGATTTGGGCGCGATTCATTCGTGGATTCGCCCCTAGTGTGGGCAGCGCGTGTCGAACATCGGATAAAAGGTGTCCAAGCGCAGCGCGAGCAAGTTACGCAATGTGACATGCTAGCACAACGAACGCATGGATTACACTGATCTCCGTCGATAGTTTGACCTAGGAGAATCCGGCCTTGGGCAAGATCAAAGTACACGAGAAGGCACTCGCCCATTTGAGTAGAGGTCTATACCGCAGCCCTGCCAGCGCATTGCGAGAACTTGTAAGCAACGCATGGGATGCGAGCGCTAGGATCGTACGCATCGACACAGGCGCTCCGCATTTTTCGGAGCTCACTGTGCAGGACGATGGGGAAGGCTTTACCGGTGAGGATTTCGTGAGCCTCATGGAGGGGGGTATTGGCAATAGTGAAAAGCGCGTTGGCCCTCCAACATTGATCAATGATCGGCCAATCATCGGGCGCCTTGGTATTGGGATGCTCGGCATAGCGCAAATCACAGGCGGTTTCACCATCACTTCTAAGCCAAGAAACGGCAAAGGCTTCAGGGCAAGAGTGCAGCTGTACGACCTAATAAGACCGCGTCTGGACAAAGATGATAAGGACATCGTCGTGCTTCCAGATGAAGTAGACGTGGGTGAGTATCAGCTTCTCGACGACTTTGATCCGGGTAGATACAAAGTAGGGACGACTATCGTTGCGGACGACCTACATCCCGCCTTTGTGCAATCGTTCAGGGAATCCTACCAAAAGCCACCAAGAAATTGGGCAGAATTCATCCGGCGGTCGACAAAGAAAGCGACGATCCAGGAACTGGGGGATCATTGGCGCCTCGTATGGGAACTGGCCGCTGCTTGTCCTCTGCCTTATGTCGGGGCGCGTGCGATTCCAGACCATCTCGTTGCCGACGACCACAAGAAACTCGAGGGCTTTGCTTTCAAAGTTCTTGTAGATGGTCTTGAACTCCGGAAGCCTGTCTGCCTTGCGGGTAACGAGTCGGGCTATACGACGCACAGGATTCAGCCGACAACTCAAAGAGTCTTCGGTCGCGATGTGAGCTTTCACGGCTACATCGTCGTGCAAGAGGGAAAGCAGATCACCCCCGACGAGCTGAGGGGTATAATGATTCGCATAAGGCAAGTGGGAATAGGTCTGTACGATCGTTCTCTGTTGGATTATCGCTACAATGAGGGTCCACGTAGCAGGTGGATCACCGGCGAGGTGTACGTCGATCAGGGCCTTGAAGATGCTCTTAACATAGACAGAGACAGTTTCAATCGTTTCCATCCAGAATTTCGCCTGATCCAGAAGCAGATGCATGAGGCTCTGCAAGATGTTGTGTTCCCGAAGGTATACAAACAGATCGACGTTCGCTCGGACGCGCGCCGGGATACTCGTACCCGCCAGCGAACCAAGTTCATCCGCGAGGTGCTAGCTGAAGGCAGCGACGCTCAGGTTAAACTGCATCAGACAAAAGCTGGCAAACTGGAGGAGGTCCTGGCAAGTTCGATCGTGAGGAGGTCAGGGAAGCGGCTTGAAGTCGATTTGCCATCTCCAGAAGCCATGCCCACTAAGAAGCCTAACAGGCTTCTGGCTAGCGCCATTGTCGCGATCTATGATTCGAGCCAACAGGAGGTAAGCCAAAGTCGACGCCGCGATACATTCATTCAGCGAGTCCTGTCACTACTAGCTAAGTGGTAGGAGATGAGCGGCCTGGATTTTCCCTACCGTCAGTGCCCACTGAAACACTTCGTCAGGACTGACGGCTGGCTGCCGATGTGCAGACGGCGCCTGCAGGCTCTACGCCAGGGCAGGAGGCCGAAAGATGTACGGCGGCTCAGGTACTTTACGTTTTGTGCGGTGAGCGCTATCGATGTTCTCATGCTGGACGTAGCAAGAGTGATTCGACCATCCAAGGACGGCCAGTTTGATACCGTGTTTTTCTTTACAAGAAGTGACGAGGCAGTCCTCGAAACTCGACAGAGCATTCCGGGCGCAACGGGCTTCCCCGACGAGTTCGTTGAGACTGTATTACTCGACGATTTGGATGAGCATATCACGGACATCCTGCCGGAAATCCCGGCAGAGCGTCCTGACGAACGCCACGTGCGG includes these proteins:
- a CDS encoding ATP-binding protein, whose product is MGKIKVHEKALAHLSRGLYRSPASALRELVSNAWDASARIVRIDTGAPHFSELTVQDDGEGFTGEDFVSLMEGGIGNSEKRVGPPTLINDRPIIGRLGIGMLGIAQITGGFTITSKPRNGKGFRARVQLYDLIRPRLDKDDKDIVVLPDEVDVGEYQLLDDFDPGRYKVGTTIVADDLHPAFVQSFRESYQKPPRNWAEFIRRSTKKATIQELGDHWRLVWELAAACPLPYVGARAIPDHLVADDHKKLEGFAFKVLVDGLELRKPVCLAGNESGYTTHRIQPTTQRVFGRDVSFHGYIVVQEGKQITPDELRGIMIRIRQVGIGLYDRSLLDYRYNEGPRSRWITGEVYVDQGLEDALNIDRDSFNRFHPEFRLIQKQMHEALQDVVFPKVYKQIDVRSDARRDTRTRQRTKFIREVLAEGSDAQVKLHQTKAGKLEEVLASSIVRRSGKRLEVDLPSPEAMPTKKPNRLLASAIVAIYDSSQQEVSQSRRRDTFIQRVLSLLAKW